One window of the Endomicrobium proavitum genome contains the following:
- a CDS encoding NGG1p interacting factor NIF3 codes for MKLKQIYDYFIAEGIKEDPRGQDKVELDLLKRKEDYDALSKEKKENYDVESLTNPYYDSRILAGSPDLEVKTVLVGIDIETPEILLAKQLNSLGKNIDLVIAHHPEGFAYSTFHNVLNMQAEITSALGVPINISEKLLSVRVREVKNSILPQNNERVEDAARLLEIPLMTAHTVADNHVATFLQKGIEAARPRFLKDIIEYLNAFPEYKYSAARGQAPHILLGCDDSRCGKVFVDMTGGTEGPIEMLEKLSSAGIGTIVSMHLGTKAVKEAEKYNMNVILAGHISSDNLGLNLLFDKLEKKYGKLNFVEASGFRRFRRDK; via the coding sequence ATGAAACTAAAACAAATTTACGATTATTTTATAGCTGAAGGTATTAAAGAAGACCCGAGAGGGCAAGACAAAGTAGAGCTTGATCTTTTAAAAAGAAAAGAAGATTACGACGCGCTTTCTAAAGAAAAAAAAGAAAATTACGACGTGGAAAGTCTTACAAATCCGTATTACGACTCGCGTATTCTTGCGGGCAGTCCGGATTTGGAAGTTAAAACCGTTTTGGTGGGAATAGACATAGAAACTCCCGAAATTCTTCTTGCCAAGCAGTTAAATTCACTAGGTAAAAATATAGATTTGGTTATAGCTCATCATCCGGAAGGTTTCGCGTATTCCACGTTTCACAACGTGTTAAATATGCAGGCTGAAATTACAAGCGCGCTTGGAGTGCCGATAAATATTTCGGAAAAACTTTTGAGCGTCCGCGTAAGAGAAGTTAAAAATAGTATTTTGCCGCAAAATAACGAACGAGTTGAAGACGCCGCAAGGCTTTTGGAAATTCCTTTAATGACGGCTCACACTGTTGCGGATAATCATGTTGCAACTTTTCTGCAAAAAGGAATAGAAGCTGCTCGTCCGAGATTTTTAAAAGACATAATAGAATATTTAAACGCATTTCCCGAATATAAATACTCTGCGGCGCGCGGGCAGGCTCCGCATATTTTGCTTGGCTGCGACGATTCTCGCTGCGGAAAAGTTTTTGTAGATATGACCGGCGGAACCGAAGGCCCGATAGAAATGCTGGAAAAACTTTCATCCGCGGGCATCGGCACAATAGTAAGCATGCATTTAGGAACCAAAGCCGTTAAGGAAGCTGAAAAGTATAACATGAACGTAATTTTAGCGGGGCATATTTCGTCGGACAATTTAGGGCTTAATCTTCTTTTTGACAAACTTGAAAAGAAATACGGCAAACTTAATTTTGTAGAAGCGTCAGGCTTTAGAAGATTTAGGAGAGACAAGTAA
- the rpsU gene encoding 30S ribosomal protein S21, with translation MVNVKVREGESIEEAIRRFKRECERNGIMQEIKKREFYKAPSVLKKEKLAEAKRKIRRKQLKDSRWAK, from the coding sequence ATGGTAAACGTTAAAGTAAGAGAAGGCGAATCTATAGAAGAAGCGATACGCCGCTTTAAGAGAGAATGTGAAAGAAACGGAATTATGCAGGAAATTAAAAAACGCGAATTTTACAAAGCTCCCAGCGTCTTGAAAAAAGAAAAACTTGCGGAAGCGAAAAGAAAAATCCGCCGCAAACAGCTTAAAGACAGCAGATGGGCAAAGTAA
- a CDS encoding histidine triad nucleotide-binding protein, which produces MSGNCIFCKIAKGEIPSDKVYEDELVFAFKDISPQAPVHVVIIPKKHIKSLSDSAQTDKETLGHIQYVAGKIAETFPQLQNGYRVINNCGSDGGQTVFHIHYHLLGGRIFGWPPG; this is translated from the coding sequence ATGTCCGGAAATTGTATTTTTTGCAAGATAGCAAAAGGCGAAATTCCTTCTGATAAAGTTTATGAGGATGAATTGGTTTTTGCGTTTAAAGACATTAGCCCGCAGGCTCCTGTGCACGTTGTAATTATCCCGAAAAAGCATATAAAAAGTTTAAGCGACAGCGCGCAAACAGACAAAGAAACTCTTGGTCATATTCAATACGTCGCCGGAAAAATAGCAGAAACTTTTCCGCAATTACAAAACGGTTATCGCGTTATAAATAACTGCGGTTCCGACGGCGGGCAGACTGTTTTTCATATACATTATCATTTGTTAGGCGGACGAATTTTCGGTTGGCCGCCCGGATAA
- a CDS encoding bifunctional riboflavin kinase/FAD synthetase, with protein MKTKNSAVTIGTFDGVHKGHKLLIEKTLLAAKKNNYKSVVVALEKPVRRVSGVLSLGKEKIAELSKFPVDEIVVLKVPSEILLSEPEDFFNNFLIKFLNAKIILCGQDFAFGKNRKGSAAWLKKQPNIKLEIINPLKISGKQISSSKIRALLERGDITGANKMLGRNYYFSGMPFKDRGLGAKLGFPTVNLKIDADKLLPKGVFVSLIEQNGKFFAAVTNIGLRPTFGKTDALICETHILNFSGIWKKSKTTVYLLKKLRSEKKFKNIAELKAQIAEDTLKAKKYFQIA; from the coding sequence ATGAAAACAAAAAATTCCGCGGTTACCATAGGCACGTTTGACGGCGTTCATAAAGGGCATAAGCTGCTTATAGAAAAAACTTTGCTTGCCGCCAAAAAAAATAACTATAAAAGCGTAGTTGTAGCTTTGGAAAAACCTGTTCGCCGCGTTAGCGGCGTTTTGTCTTTGGGTAAAGAAAAAATTGCGGAGTTGTCTAAGTTTCCGGTTGACGAAATAGTTGTTTTGAAAGTTCCTTCCGAAATTCTTTTAAGCGAGCCTGAAGATTTTTTCAATAATTTTTTGATTAAATTTTTAAATGCAAAAATAATATTATGCGGGCAGGATTTTGCTTTTGGCAAAAACAGAAAAGGCAGCGCCGCATGGCTTAAAAAACAGCCGAATATAAAACTTGAAATAATTAATCCGTTAAAAATTTCCGGTAAACAAATTTCCTCGTCAAAAATAAGAGCGCTCTTGGAGCGCGGAGATATTACGGGCGCAAATAAAATGCTCGGACGCAATTATTACTTTTCAGGAATGCCTTTTAAAGACAGAGGTCTTGGCGCAAAGTTAGGTTTCCCGACGGTTAATTTAAAAATTGACGCCGATAAACTTCTTCCGAAAGGCGTTTTTGTAAGCCTTATAGAGCAAAACGGAAAGTTTTTTGCTGCGGTTACAAATATAGGTTTAAGGCCAACGTTTGGAAAAACAGATGCATTGATTTGCGAAACCCATATATTAAATTTTTCCGGAATTTGGAAGAAATCAAAAACAACCGTTTATCTTCTAAAAAAACTAAGAAGCGAAAAGAAATTTAAAAATATTGCAGAGCTGAAAGCCCAAATTGCCGAAGATACTCTTAAAGCCAAAAAATATTTTCAGATTGCCTAA
- the truB gene encoding tRNA pseudouridine(55) synthase TruB, translating into MAIYNDISGILLADKPGQITSFKTVHKIKKILNVKKTGHCGTLDPAATGLLIVLVGKATKLQDKFMKQDKVYRSSFLLGTITDSGDLDGKVLELKDASLVTEEGVKKALKKFEGEIFQIPPMFSALKINGKKLCDLARKGIEVERAPRKITIKKIELLSFKDNIADVRVECSSGTYIRTLAEDVGKILGCGATVAKLRREKIGNFNVADAVLPQDLDNKEILEAKLIQTVF; encoded by the coding sequence ATGGCTATCTATAACGATATTTCCGGAATTTTGCTTGCGGATAAACCCGGGCAAATCACTTCATTTAAAACCGTCCATAAAATAAAAAAAATATTAAACGTAAAAAAGACCGGACACTGCGGAACTTTAGACCCGGCGGCGACGGGGCTTCTTATTGTGCTTGTAGGCAAGGCTACAAAACTTCAGGATAAGTTTATGAAGCAGGACAAAGTTTACAGAAGTTCATTTTTGCTTGGCACAATTACAGACAGCGGAGATTTAGACGGAAAAGTTTTAGAACTTAAAGACGCAAGTCTTGTAACGGAAGAAGGCGTAAAAAAAGCGCTGAAAAAATTTGAAGGTGAAATTTTTCAAATTCCGCCGATGTTTTCAGCTCTTAAAATTAACGGTAAAAAATTATGCGACCTTGCAAGAAAAGGCATTGAAGTTGAGCGCGCTCCCCGTAAAATTACAATAAAAAAAATAGAGCTTTTATCTTTTAAAGACAATATTGCCGACGTGCGCGTAGAGTGCTCAAGCGGAACATATATAAGAACTCTCGCCGAAGATGTCGGGAAAATTTTAGGATGCGGCGCAACAGTGGCAAAATTAAGACGCGAAAAAATAGGCAATTTTAATGTGGCAGACGCAGTTTTGCCGCAAGATTTAGATAATAAAGAAATTTTAGAAGCTAAATTAATACAGACAGTATTTTAA
- a CDS encoding DHH family phosphoesterase: MKKNSGLQTISAIAKILKESKTFFIAGHVKPDGDSIGSSLALASVLNRTGKKASVYCADEVPPFLKFLKQSEKIKKTVKKNELFDCAIILECVNFERMGNIISPQQAKKIINIDHHAIATDFGNVNYIVPSSSSTAELVLNIFEHMKISLAKNEAEDLYTGILTDTGGFRQINTTANSHIAAAKLLEAGAASSEIAKNIYEDDSFASIKLLGQALNTLELASNGKMAFMSLTKDMFKKTSAREDESGNIINYARRIKGVKVAAVFKEVNNKVTKVSFRSVKNFDVLKIVKRFNGGGHKNAAGCTINSNINTAVKTVKKIINGYL, from the coding sequence ATGAAAAAAAATAGCGGCTTACAAACCATTTCCGCAATAGCTAAAATACTTAAAGAAAGCAAAACTTTTTTTATAGCCGGTCACGTTAAGCCCGACGGCGACAGCATCGGCTCGTCTCTTGCTTTGGCTTCTGTTTTAAACAGAACCGGCAAAAAAGCTTCGGTTTACTGCGCAGACGAGGTTCCTCCGTTTTTAAAATTTTTGAAACAATCCGAAAAAATAAAAAAGACCGTTAAAAAAAATGAGCTTTTTGATTGCGCCATAATACTTGAATGCGTAAATTTTGAAAGAATGGGCAATATAATTTCTCCGCAGCAAGCAAAAAAAATAATCAATATAGACCATCACGCAATAGCTACCGATTTTGGAAACGTCAATTATATAGTTCCGTCCTCTTCGTCAACGGCGGAGCTTGTTTTAAATATTTTTGAGCATATGAAAATTTCGCTTGCAAAAAATGAAGCCGAAGATTTATATACGGGAATTTTAACCGATACAGGCGGATTTCGCCAGATAAATACAACCGCAAATTCGCATATTGCCGCCGCAAAACTTTTGGAAGCGGGCGCGGCTTCGTCTGAAATAGCAAAAAATATTTACGAAGACGATTCTTTTGCAAGCATAAAACTTCTCGGGCAAGCGCTTAACACTTTGGAACTTGCATCAAATGGAAAAATGGCGTTTATGAGCCTTACGAAAGATATGTTTAAAAAAACAAGCGCGCGCGAAGACGAATCCGGAAATATAATAAATTATGCAAGACGCATTAAAGGCGTTAAAGTTGCGGCTGTTTTTAAAGAAGTAAATAATAAAGTTACAAAAGTAAGTTTTCGTTCCGTTAAAAATTTTGACGTCTTAAAAATAGTAAAAAGATTTAACGGCGGAGGTCATAAAAACGCCGCGGGCTGCACAATAAATTCCAATATAAATACCGCTGTTAAAACGGTAAAAAAAATTATTAATGGCTATCTATAA
- the rbfA gene encoding 30S ribosome-binding factor RbfA translates to MPNSYKRSTRVAELIQHVISELVREIKEEGIGFVTVMGIKLTDDLLDARVFYSVLGTDEEKTKADKVLKNKTKEIRHELAGRLNLRRTPTIIFEYDDSTETATKVFDLLKKIEDEKK, encoded by the coding sequence GTGCCAAACTCATATAAACGTTCTACAAGAGTTGCGGAGCTTATACAGCATGTTATTTCCGAACTGGTTCGCGAAATAAAAGAAGAAGGTATAGGTTTTGTTACCGTAATGGGCATAAAACTTACCGATGATTTGCTTGACGCAAGAGTTTTTTATTCCGTTTTAGGCACCGATGAAGAAAAGACTAAAGCCGACAAAGTGTTAAAAAACAAAACAAAAGAAATTCGCCATGAACTTGCGGGACGTCTTAATTTAAGACGCACTCCTACGATAATTTTTGAATATGACGACAGCACCGAAACCGCCACAAAAGTTTTTGACTTGCTTAAAAAAATAGAAGATGAAAAAAAATAG